Genomic window (Verrucomicrobiia bacterium):
CTCGTTGAACAGCGAGCTGACCTTCTCCATCGGGCCGAGAACATTTTCATAACCGCGCACCCAGGAAATGTCGTTCGTCCAACTGCCGCCCTCCATGTTGAAATGGTGATCCTCCTGTTTCAATTGCGCGATGACTGCCGCGAGTTTTTGGACTCCCGCTCCGGGCGAAAAGCGCTCCCAGATTCGTTTTTGGTGAATCGGTTGCAGCGGAGGAAAATCCGTGGCTTTCAGGCCGAGCGCGTAAAGCTGATCCAGATATTCCGACACGTTCAACAACGGCGTGGCCGAGCCGCTCGCTTCACGCACCACTTCCATGAATTTCGGCGGAAACTCATTCATCATCACGCCGCCGTTTTCGCCGTCGGCAATTTGCGTCACCAGCGGGGGCACGGATTTTCCGGCCAGTTGCCAGCGCGACAAACCTTTGGCTTCGTAATAGGGCTGCATTTGGGCCACGAGTTTCGTGTCGCTGCCCTGGGTTTTGATGATGGCGATGATGCTGGCCTCGTCGCCATTTGCGTTCCGGCAGATCAACCGATGGGGTAAATGCTTCTGCTCCGGGCCGCTGCCGGTGGCGGGCTGCTCCACGGTATGTTCCTGCACCAACACCCATTCGTAACCGCAATCCTTCAAAGTTTTGACGAATTCATACGCAACATCCGGATGATTCGGCAGCGCCATTTCGGCGGGTGAAAAACCGCGAATGCGTTGGAGGGCCTCCAAGCCAAAGATGGCCGCGAAGTGATGTTGAAACGCTTTCACATGCAGACGAAAATCCTGGACCGGTGTGGAAGGCGCCACCGCGTGTCCCCAGGCCATTCCCAACCATTCCACCGCCGACTGATAGGCAGGTTCACAAGTGATGCGCTTGAGCTGGTCAAACACGTCGTGCAGCCCCATCTGCCGCAGGCCATGAAACAGAGTGCCGGAGTATTCGAGCATGACCCGGGGTTGTTTACCTTCGGCCACGAGCTGCGGAATGAACTCGCCCATGCGCTTGTAACACCAATGGAACACCGTGGCGTTGTGGTTATCCCCGATGTTGGGGTGGTCCATCATGTATTTCAGGTTGCTGATGACTTCCGCGGTTTGCAGATTGGCGCCGCCGGCGGGAATGAGCGGTTGGTGCATATGCAGCGCAATGGCGCACGCGCTGTTGAGGTTGCTGAAATCAATGCCCCCGCGCGGCGCGGCGTGGTGGCGGTCGCGCAGTTTTTTTTCGACAATGGCTTCGTTGCCACAAAGGTTGGGAAGGCTCTCAATGTATTCCGGGAAAGCGTTAGCACTCATAAATCGCGACGTGATGCTCCGGCAGACGGAGCGCGGAGTCAATGAACCACTGACATGCGGAGGCGGAGACACCAGGAAAATTGAGCACCTGGTGGATTAGAGCACAAGGTGCGTGCATGTTCCTCGATAAACATGCGTGAAGATAAGAGGTTTACGCATTGGATAGTAACAGGATGCGCCTCAGTGTACAGGGCCGATTATTTACCACTTACCTTCGGCGGCGCGGCGTGATAGGATGCCACCATGAAAACGGAAGTCGTCGCCATTCCCACCAGCGTTCTTTCATCCGTTGAAACATTGGATGAATTGCAGGACTGGCTCACCGCGCAAAATCCCAAGCTGATCGCCGAGTTGCGCGAAGCGCGCCAGCAAGACCTTGACGGCGGGTTCAAACCTTGGAAACCCCGCCATCTGCCATGTCCTACCGAGTCGAAATAGGCGGGCGGGCCGACGCGCAACTGGCCGGACTGGATACCGCCATCGGCGCCAGCGTGGAGCGCAAGATTCAATGGCTCGCTGAAAATGCCGCTGACATGGTGCATCGGCGGCTTGTGGGAATGCCGGAGGACCTGGCGGGACTCTGCAAACTCCGCGTGTGCTCCCGGCGGCGGTGCTGATCACCATCACTGGCTATACCGGCGAGCCAAAGTCATGCCTTTGCCTACTGCAGCCTCCGGTGAGCGCGGTTATCGGCAACAGCGTGGCGAGCATTGGATTTTAGTCACGCCATTCGTCAGCCATTCCACTTTGGTAATTGTGGGCCGGATCAAAGTCAGCATGTCGCTTGTCCACGTTACCCCCTTCACCAAAATAACGTGTCACCGGCACCCACCCTTCACCCAGTGCCGGCGTGGGCGCTTCCGGCGGGAGCGTTTTGGTATGGAACGCTGCCATCAATTCCTTTCTAGCGTTGCAATCGTTGGCGTATCTCGCCAGACTGGCGCGGTTAAAAAATTATCGAGCCATTAAGTGAAAGGCTGACGTTGTTTATGAATATCAATCCGGAAACGGACCTTGACCTGGAAAAGTTGTTTCTGCCGGCATGGGCGCAACAAGACGCCAATACCGCCAATCGCTACGCGAAGTACACCGGCGAAGAGGGCGCGGCCCGATCGGAACGCGGCGAACACCGCGGTTCGCGGTCACGCCGTACTGACGGCGGTTTCGATCGCAACAAACGTCGCCCGGACGGCTTCCGAAAGCCCCGCCATGATGATCAATCATCGCCTCGTTCGCGACCGGGTGAGGCTGGTGCGCGCGGCCAGGGAGCGCGGCGGGATTTCCCGCGCGGTGAGCGGCGCGAGGCGCGTTACGCTCCGCGTCGGCCGGAACTGCCGCCGTTACCGGAGATCACGGCCGCGATTGTTCCCGATGAGCGCGGCGTTGAGTCCATGGCGCGTCAGGTCAAGATGACGGGGCGGGCCTTTCCCTTGTTTGACATTGCTTTCCTCATCATCCAAAAGCCCGAGCGTTACAGCGTGAAATTCACGGTGCGGAAGGATCCGCAGGGGAAGGTTATTCAGCCGTTGTTTCGTTGTGGATTGGATGAGACGGTCTGGTTGACTGAAGCCGAAGCGGTGGCGCATGTGTTGCAGAAGCAATTCGCGACCTTTTATCAGGTGGACAAAGTGGCGGCGGAAGCGCCGAAGGGCGTTTATACATTTGTGGCGCAGTGCGGTTTAAGCGGCGTGATTTTAGGCCCGCCCAATTATCATGATTATCAGACCAAGTTGCGCAAATTACATGCGGAGCGTTTTGCGCGCATGCCGTTTGAAGCCTTCAAATCGCGCGTGAAAATTGTGCGCGATGAGGCCGTGGTGAAGCAGTGGGTGGAGGAGCAAAGCTGGAAAACGGAATACACCTGCCTCAATGTGCCGGAGCCGTTGAAACTGATGACGCGGGAAGCCGTCGAGGAACACTTTGTGGCGACGCACAAGGAGGCCATCATTAAACCCACGGAATCGCATCTGGTCGGCGGCGTGGCGGCGCGCTCCTTGCACGGTGGGTTGGGGCGTCTGGTCGGTAATCTGTTGGCGGAACAGCGTCGGTTTCCGATGCAGATCGCCACCGCTTTGAGCCAGGCGTTTGCGCAGCAGGGGTTGCAATTTTTCAAGGTGAATAAAACCGTGACTCATGTCGCGGTGGCGCGGCCGCATTATTTGGACTTGGAAAACACTCCGGTATCCGTCGGAGTAAAGCGCATTGTTGAGTTCATCAATGCGAATCCCAAAACCACTCGCCGAACTTTGGTTGAAGCTTTGGCCCCGACGCCGGCCGCGCCCACGGTGATTCCAGTCGCGCCGAGTGGGGAAGCAACAGCCACCACGCCGCCGGTTGGCGAGCCAGCCAAACCCGAACCGACCCCTGAGCAGACCGCGTTGATTTCTGATCTACACTGGCTCATTCACCAAGGTCATGTATTGGAGTTTGCCGATGGCCGGTTGGAAACGGCCAAAAAACCGGTGCCAAAGCCGCCCAAGCCAGCGGCTGTGTCGCCCCCGGCGCCGGCGGAAGCAGCGCCGTCGGTCGAGGCGGCAACCGCGCCGGCCGCAGCACCTGCCGTCGTTAGCGCGCCGAGCGAAAGCGGTGCGGTGGCGCGTGCGGACCTCGCTGATGGAACGAGCCAAACCAATCCGCCCGCAGTGAATTTGCCGGCAGCGAATTTAACATCGCCGACTTCCGAGACTTCGGCGCCGCCCGTTGATTTGCCTCCGCCCGGGTTGGGCTGATTTCGCGAACCCTTGTCAAATAAGCAACCGCGCCTGAGCAGTCCCGCAGCAGGCGCGGTTTTTCGTTTCAATGATTCGCGGAAAAATCACGCCTTGGCCAGGCGCTCAAAAATTCCGGCAAAAGTGGATTTGGGTTCTGCCACCGTTTGCCGGACTTTGAGCTGGCCGAGAATTGCGTGCCAGCCGATGTAAATTTTATGCCACTGGTTTTCGAGGCTGCGCAGCGCCCCTTCACTCATTTCGCTGAGGTAGCGCAGGGAAGGGGAGTTGCCAATCAAGCCGTGGATTTCCTCCTTCGTCGGCGAGGCGACTTCCATTCCCGAGAGGATGAGTTCGAGTTCCTGCACGAGGACGCTCTTGATTTCCAGGAAGTGGGTTTCATCGTCGGCGTTGAATTTTTTGGAGCGCGCCAGATTGATGAAACTGTTGAATTGCTTCCAACATTCGAGATAGTTCTCGGTTTGCTGGATTAACGGATTAACTTTGGTGTTACTCATAATAGGGACTGCCTGCGTTTATAGGACGTTTGACTTTGCGGAGTAGTAAGAAAAATGATGGCCCCGCCGCGCATTTCGCGCGCGGTAATTTTCAAGCCGGGAAAATGAATAACCAGTTCGCTCAGCGGCAGCCGGGCCTCTTGGGCTTCGGTGAAGGCCCGCACCACCGCATCGCCAATTGAGGTCAACAAACCGTTGGGAAACGCCGAGGGAATGGTGGTGGCCAAAATCCGGCCCGTGCGATCAATGCTAAAGCTGCCCGTGTAGAGCTGCAAAAGTGGTTTGCTGGATCGGAACCAACTGGTTATGAAGCCCATAAAGTGACAATTTTGTTCATGCGCTGACGTAACTCGTCGGCGCTCAGTTCCGTCTTCCAGCCGACACAAAGATCCGTGCCGCCCTTGTTGGCAATGGTGAGGTTTTGTTGCGGTCCCATGCCGGTGATGAGGTCGAGGTCGCCGGCTTGCAAAGATTCACCCAGAGCGCGAAAGCGGTTGACGGTCTGGCGCACCCAGGTGGCGACCAGATCGGGATTGTTGAGACCGCGTGAATCAATTCGCGTTTCCGCCACCAGTTTCAACGCGAACTCAACCCCGTCCGTTTCCATCAGGGTATTCAGACCGCTGGAGGTGTTTAATGGAGCGGCGTTCGTGCTAATGGGTGTGTCGGCATTATCCGTGGCGATGGGCGTTTCTTTGCTCTCATCAATCGCCTGTGCCGTTTCAAGCAGGAGCGCGTTGTACGGTTTGAAAATGGTTCGTGGCCGATCCGGTTCGGCGGGGAGGAATTCAAAGTTACCCGCCCTCCAACACAGGATGCGTTGAAAGGCCTCCTCGCCCCGGACCTCTTCGGTCTCCGCGTCAACTACATCCCCGTTGCTGATCCAGATGCGTCCGGTAAGTGGGCCATTGGTAATGCGGAGCACGGTTGAAGTTTGCGAGATACATTCCAGTTGTACGAGGTCCACCAGGCTCTTGCTCTGGACGCCGCGGAAACCGACTTCGTCTTCCCGGACAATCAAGGAGTCCATACACTCGACGAACTGCGCCATTTCCTGTTCCGAGGAAGGTTTCGACCAATAGAGATCCACTCCCAAAGCGTAAACTCGCGAGCGGAAACGCTCGTCGGCATTCGAGGTCAGCACGACCGTGCGCAGGTCCGGCCATCTGCGTCGCGCGATGGTCAGTAATTGTAATCCATCCATGCGCGGCATGCGCAGATCGGTGACGAGCAGACGGTACTCATTGCTCTCCAACATGGCCAACGCCTTGGTCCCGGTGGTGGCGGTGTCCACCTCCGGCTGGCTGGATAACTCCGCGAAGGTATCGCGATAGATCTCCAGTAACTCCGGGTCATCATCCACTAACAGAACTTTGCGTCGGATCTCCATTGTTGACGTGCGTATCATGCCGCGACCTCTGGTTCGACTGCGACCAGAGTGACGCTGTGCCATCCAAGCAAGAGACGTTCCGATATTTTTGCCGCACCAACATTTTGCGCAAATTGTGAACTGGTTGCGAAACCCTGACGGTTCGAGCTGGTTTTGCGGCCTTGGTGAGTACGGCGTTGCGGAGCCGGGACGTGGACAAGCAGTCCATCAACGAGACAACTCGTGCCTCGCCAAGTCATCCCGTGGTGACGCGCGAGTTATCTCGTTGCCTTGGAATTTTGGTCTTTCGCGGTAAAGAACCGGTCAATTGTCATTCATTGGCGCTCATGGCATGTCATCTGCAAGAGGGCGGACAAGTCGTAAACGGTTTTATAGTGGTAAGTTGAAGAATCACACTACTGATGTCCGGCGCTTCACTGCAACGTGGTGCCGCGCAGCAAAACAGCGAAATGGCTGATACTAGACGATTGTATAAAAATATGAGCGCATCCTCTTCCAAAGGCGTCCGTTTTGGCATTTGGGGTTTTTTCAAAGGTTTGTTTCATCGT
Coding sequences:
- a CDS encoding glycosyl hydrolase family 57, with product MSANAFPEYIESLPNLCGNEAIVEKKLRDRHHAAPRGGIDFSNLNSACAIALHMHQPLIPAGGANLQTAEVISNLKYMMDHPNIGDNHNATVFHWCYKRMGEFIPQLVAEGKQPRVMLEYSGTLFHGLRQMGLHDVFDQLKRITCEPAYQSAVEWLGMAWGHAVAPSTPVQDFRLHVKAFQHHFAAIFGLEALQRIRGFSPAEMALPNHPDVAYEFVKTLKDCGYEWVLVQEHTVEQPATGSGPEQKHLPHRLICRNANGDEASIIAIIKTQGSDTKLVAQMQPYYEAKGLSRWQLAGKSVPPLVTQIADGENGGVMMNEFPPKFMEVVREASGSATPLLNVSEYLDQLYALGLKATDFPPLQPIHQKRIWERFSPGAGVQKLAAVIAQLKQEDHHFNMEGGSWTNDISWVRGYENVLGPMEKVSSLFNEKVLQAKISPREHRYRNALFYLLCSQTSCYRYWGQGIWTDYGRELCRRAEAILTHDF
- a CDS encoding response regulator is translated as MDDDPELLEIYRDTFAELSSQPEVDTATTGTKALAMLESNEYRLLVTDLRMPRMDGLQLLTIARRRWPDLRTVVLTSNADERFRSRVYALGVDLYWSKPSSEQEMAQFVECMDSLIVREDEVGFRGVQSKSLVDLVQLECISQTSTVLRITNGPLTGRIWISNGDVVDAETEEVRGEEAFQRILCWRAGNFEFLPAEPDRPRTIFKPYNALLLETAQAIDESKETPIATDNADTPISTNAAPLNTSSGLNTLMETDGVEFALKLVAETRIDSRGLNNPDLVATWVRQTVNRFRALGESLQAGDLDLITGMGPQQNLTIANKGGTDLCVGWKTELSADELRQRMNKIVTLWAS